Proteins encoded by one window of Mailhella massiliensis:
- a CDS encoding CRISPR-associated endonuclease Cas3'', producing the protein MHVVFISACCRKAVRRTRRILDSYALRAGERCWLSPMTEEGLQQVRTALASEATRQTAVACYRNDGGRRMKLLWIVGSRRNFGPDGRFPAGRRRKKAPAGLFPEWLRVAGLLVRLAGLLHDLGKGSCKFQKKLRKLAEKSDAVRHEWISRMLWGELRRGKSWRQAWEGLEKIRYTETRLGERTLCNASRYGISSAGECLDALIALHHGLFSSELPSPEGRLVRKGSFISPEELKDLFSPWGDVEESLMDEVHRLHRRLENLAERYQGEENTAYWRALFLYARAALIFADHTVSAVNMPSDTELKRMFANSGNGAGGLNQRLEQHVRMVSTRAADVLYRMAFLVRQPDRELDGLSPSALEAVMHHAGPGRFFWQDVAADALGQIREDYPECGVLLFNMAGTGSGKTRMNVRAACILSRMAEPRLSIALNLRSLTLQTGAALKKQLGITDEDMATVVGDAVSCALFRAAEENCADGWNDDDGNIAEMEAATFGGHWTLPTWLEPFFSRPQEKRVLGAPLLVSTIDYLVAAGEPQLQGHHVKALLRLMSADLVLDEVDSYEPEALVAVLRLVQWSAFFGRNVICSTATLSRPVAEAVEDAYASGAEMSRLLRGGAGEGTLYVRAFVDNLLAPESRAFPAALDPMERGKTARLDYERRVQAQLEALHREKACRMARLYRVEEHEKGWQEAVLRAVLDLHAAHALADRSTGTRYSFGLVRVANVATAVDTARFLAVSLPFARVACYHGNDWKIARFYKELRLDFLLSRAGGEGHITEDAEVHAILEQAARSGEDVPFVVVATPVEEVGRDHDFDWAVIDVSSAQSLVQTAGRVNRHRCTPCHTPNIAVLQFNWRHCRNEERGRHMLPAFCWPGYERPGRRSRYETHDLGRLLPWNGETLAVSAALRLNTEWCGLARRDDRAIMERLREYFALEGGRRLFSSSIVPAQLLSERIYKDTPLRDRSGTTSVWRARSDDDGTVFEELIVRAGPKGPKEDWLARDERFWTVASAPENAWLNLNVDEMCLLCEKMGVHGEKSMIVELQNYDNIKNGEVVHVRWEYDEGFGIKRMITDME; encoded by the coding sequence GTGCATGTGGTTTTTATTTCTGCATGTTGCAGGAAGGCGGTTCGCCGGACACGCAGAATCTTGGACAGTTATGCGTTGCGGGCGGGAGAGCGATGCTGGCTTTCTCCCATGACGGAGGAGGGGCTTCAGCAGGTGCGTACGGCACTTGCCTCGGAAGCCACAAGACAGACGGCGGTGGCCTGTTATCGGAATGACGGCGGGCGGCGAATGAAGCTTTTGTGGATTGTAGGGTCGCGCCGTAACTTCGGACCGGACGGCAGATTTCCCGCAGGGCGTCGCCGAAAAAAAGCGCCTGCCGGACTTTTTCCAGAGTGGCTGCGTGTGGCCGGTCTTCTGGTACGCCTTGCCGGTTTGCTGCACGATTTGGGAAAAGGCTCATGCAAATTTCAGAAAAAGCTGAGAAAACTTGCGGAAAAATCCGACGCCGTGCGCCATGAATGGATTTCCCGCATGCTATGGGGAGAACTGCGCCGAGGAAAAAGCTGGCGGCAGGCATGGGAAGGGCTGGAGAAGATACGTTATACGGAGACACGCCTTGGCGAAAGAACGCTCTGCAATGCCTCTCGCTACGGCATTTCCTCTGCCGGAGAATGTTTGGATGCCCTTATTGCTTTGCATCACGGACTTTTTTCTTCAGAACTGCCTTCGCCGGAAGGAAGACTGGTACGGAAGGGAAGTTTCATCAGCCCGGAAGAACTTAAGGATCTGTTCAGTCCATGGGGAGATGTTGAGGAAAGCCTTATGGATGAGGTGCATCGCCTGCATCGCCGTCTGGAGAACTTGGCGGAGCGGTATCAGGGAGAAGAGAATACGGCTTACTGGAGGGCTCTTTTTCTCTACGCGCGTGCTGCGCTGATTTTTGCGGATCATACCGTATCCGCCGTGAATATGCCTTCGGATACGGAACTGAAACGCATGTTTGCCAACAGCGGAAATGGGGCTGGAGGGCTGAATCAGCGCCTGGAACAGCATGTACGGATGGTGTCGACGCGCGCTGCGGATGTACTTTACCGTATGGCATTTCTTGTACGGCAGCCGGACAGGGAACTGGACGGACTTTCTCCCTCTGCTCTGGAGGCAGTGATGCACCATGCCGGACCGGGGCGTTTTTTCTGGCAGGATGTTGCGGCCGATGCTCTCGGGCAGATAAGGGAGGATTACCCGGAATGCGGCGTGCTGCTTTTCAATATGGCGGGAACCGGCAGCGGCAAGACCCGTATGAACGTACGGGCGGCATGCATTCTTTCCCGTATGGCGGAACCTCGCCTTTCCATTGCTTTGAACCTGCGCAGCCTGACACTGCAGACGGGGGCTGCGCTGAAGAAGCAGCTCGGCATAACGGATGAGGATATGGCTACGGTGGTGGGCGACGCGGTAAGTTGTGCCCTGTTCCGTGCTGCGGAAGAGAACTGCGCTGACGGCTGGAATGACGACGACGGCAACATTGCGGAAATGGAGGCAGCGACTTTCGGAGGGCACTGGACATTACCGACCTGGCTGGAGCCATTTTTTTCCCGTCCGCAGGAAAAGCGTGTACTGGGAGCACCTCTTTTAGTTTCCACCATTGACTATCTTGTCGCAGCGGGAGAACCGCAGTTGCAGGGGCATCACGTCAAAGCGCTTCTGCGCCTCATGAGCGCAGATTTGGTGCTGGATGAGGTTGATTCCTACGAACCCGAGGCGCTGGTTGCGGTACTGCGGCTGGTACAGTGGAGTGCTTTTTTCGGGCGCAATGTGATCTGTTCCACGGCTACGTTGTCCCGCCCTGTGGCTGAGGCTGTAGAGGATGCCTATGCCTCTGGTGCGGAGATGTCCAGATTGCTGAGGGGAGGGGCCGGGGAAGGAACTCTTTATGTCAGAGCATTTGTGGATAATCTGCTTGCTCCTGAAAGCAGGGCATTTCCCGCAGCCCTTGATCCCATGGAACGGGGAAAAACGGCACGACTGGATTATGAACGCCGTGTGCAGGCGCAGCTTGAGGCACTGCATCGGGAGAAAGCCTGTCGTATGGCGCGCCTGTACCGTGTGGAAGAGCATGAAAAAGGCTGGCAGGAAGCCGTGCTGCGGGCGGTACTTGATCTGCATGCCGCCCATGCTCTTGCCGACAGGAGTACAGGCACGCGCTATTCCTTCGGCCTTGTCCGTGTAGCCAACGTGGCTACCGCCGTGGACACAGCCAGGTTTCTTGCCGTCTCTCTGCCTTTTGCCCGCGTGGCCTGTTATCATGGCAACGACTGGAAAATAGCCCGTTTTTACAAAGAGCTGCGGCTTGATTTTCTTCTTTCCCGTGCAGGAGGCGAAGGCCATATCACGGAGGATGCCGAGGTTCATGCGATACTGGAGCAGGCCGCCCGCAGCGGCGAGGATGTCCCCTTTGTGGTTGTGGCCACGCCTGTGGAGGAAGTGGGGCGTGATCACGATTTCGACTGGGCAGTCATAGACGTGTCCAGTGCCCAATCTCTGGTGCAGACAGCAGGGCGTGTCAACCGGCATCGCTGCACTCCCTGTCATACGCCCAACATCGCGGTACTGCAGTTCAACTGGAGGCATTGCCGCAATGAGGAGAGAGGGCGCCATATGCTTCCGGCCTTTTGCTGGCCGGGGTACGAGAGGCCGGGCAGAAGGAGCAGGTATGAAACGCATGATCTGGGCAGACTGCTTCCGTGGAACGGCGAAACGCTTGCCGTTTCAGCAGCACTTCGCCTGAATACGGAATGGTGCGGTCTGGCGCGAAGGGACGACCGTGCCATCATGGAACGCCTGCGGGAATATTTCGCCCTGGAGGGAGGAAGGAGGCTTTTTTCCAGCAGCATTGTTCCGGCACAACTTCTTTCCGAGCGTATTTACAAGGATACTCCGCTTCGTGATAGAAGCGGAACGACGAGCGTGTGGCGTGCTCGAAGTGATGACGACGGAACCGTGTTTGAAGAATTGATCGTGCGTGCCGGACCAAAAGGTCCGAAAGAGGACTGGCTGGCAAGAGATGAACGATTCTGGACTGTTGCTTCTGCACCAGAGAATGCATGGCTTAATCTTAACGTAGATGAAATGTGTCTGTTATGTGAAAAAATGGGTGTACATGGCGAAAAATCCATGATAGTAGAATTACAAAATTATGATAATATAAAAAATGGTGAAGTCGTACATGTGAGATGGGAGTATGATGAAGGCTTTGGAATAAAAAGGATGATAACGGATATGGAGTAA
- a CDS encoding MATE family efflux transporter: protein MGHSQHMDMLHGPLMGKLILFALPIAFSSILQQLFISANVAVVGHFVSAQAMAAVGGNGPIVNLIINLFLGLSVGANVVIARYVGREDEEGCQSAVHTVMAVSILSGLFLLVAGQVLAPFMLKLVDVPEDVMDLAVLYLRIYFLGMPCIMVYNFGAAVLRSVGDTKRPMYSLIAAGIVNVTLSLVLVLVFNMGVAGVGLATLAGNVVSSGLVVYFLLNEDDLIRLSLRKLSIARVHLVRVIKIGAPAGLQGMIFSLSNVCILSGINGFGSSTAAGSATAINFEFISYFFINAFCQATVTFTSQNYAMCRLSRCRKIFREAMTCGILLSGATCLIFTLGAAWFTGFYTSDPEVIRHSVTRVSIVESMQWLSATYEISGAALRGMGISMLPAIVTLVGSCILRIVWVYSVFRMVPTYEMLLSVYPVSWAITGLIMLVAYFLIRKKLFSERSEGGYCKPLDF from the coding sequence ATGGGACATTCCCAGCACATGGATATGCTGCATGGCCCGCTGATGGGCAAACTCATTCTGTTTGCCCTTCCCATCGCTTTCAGCAGCATCTTGCAGCAGTTATTTATTTCCGCGAATGTCGCCGTCGTCGGTCATTTCGTCAGCGCCCAGGCCATGGCGGCCGTGGGCGGCAACGGCCCCATCGTCAACCTCATCATCAACCTCTTTCTCGGTCTTTCCGTCGGGGCGAACGTGGTCATTGCCCGGTACGTCGGCCGGGAAGATGAAGAAGGCTGCCAGTCGGCAGTACATACCGTCATGGCCGTCTCCATACTGAGCGGTCTCTTTCTGCTTGTCGCCGGGCAGGTGCTCGCACCTTTCATGCTGAAGCTCGTGGATGTGCCGGAAGACGTCATGGATCTGGCGGTACTGTACCTGCGGATATACTTCCTCGGTATGCCGTGCATCATGGTCTACAACTTCGGCGCGGCGGTACTGCGCAGCGTGGGCGATACGAAACGCCCCATGTACAGTCTGATCGCGGCGGGCATCGTCAACGTCACGCTGAGCCTTGTTCTTGTGCTGGTCTTCAACATGGGCGTCGCCGGTGTCGGTCTGGCCACGCTGGCGGGCAACGTCGTCAGTTCCGGGCTCGTGGTCTACTTTCTTCTGAATGAAGACGACCTGATCCGCCTCTCTCTGCGCAAGCTGTCCATCGCCAGAGTACACCTTGTCAGAGTCATCAAGATAGGCGCCCCGGCGGGCCTTCAGGGCATGATCTTCTCCCTGTCCAACGTCTGCATTCTCTCCGGCATCAACGGTTTCGGTTCCAGCACGGCGGCAGGCTCCGCCACGGCCATCAACTTCGAATTCATCTCCTACTTCTTCATCAACGCCTTCTGCCAGGCAACGGTTACCTTCACCAGCCAGAACTACGCCATGTGCCGCCTCAGCCGGTGCAGGAAAATCTTCCGCGAAGCCATGACCTGCGGCATTCTGCTTTCCGGCGCAACCTGCCTCATCTTCACTCTGGGGGCGGCCTGGTTCACCGGATTCTATACCAGCGATCCGGAAGTCATACGCCATTCGGTAACGCGGGTCTCCATCGTGGAAAGTATGCAGTGGCTTTCGGCAACCTATGAAATCAGCGGCGCGGCCCTGCGCGGCATGGGCATATCCATGCTCCCGGCCATCGTCACCCTCGTCGGCTCCTGCATTCTGCGCATCGTGTGGGTCTATTCCGTCTTCCGCATGGTTCCCACCTACGAAATGCTGCTCTCCGTCTACCCCGTTTCGTGGGCCATCACCGGCCTCATCATGCTTGTCGCCTACTTCCTCATCCGTAAAAAGCTGTTCTCCGAACGCTCCGAAGGCGGTTACTGCAAGCCTCTGGACTTCTAG
- a CDS encoding DUF362 domain-containing protein codes for MSISRRSFVKQGLLAAGAVATGLVPSPAPGSSHIPKVYFSRELSAESLLRLYGMVSRSITGRVAVKLHTGEPDGPNILPREWVKAFLAEVPQAAIVECNVLYDSPRQTTEGHRRTLEQNGWTGFTTVDIMDEDGDTPLPVRGGRHLKEVAVGSHLLHYDSMVVLTHFKGHVMGGFGGSLKNISIGCASGKTGKRQIHSDGNRLWVGGPLFMERMAEGGKAVADYFGNRITYINVLRNMSVSCDCEGVNAEPVRLPDLGILASTDLLAIDKASVDMIYALPEEIRAPMVERIESRSGLRQLSAMKELGMGSERYELVTVS; via the coding sequence ATGAGCATTTCCCGTCGAAGCTTCGTCAAACAGGGGCTTCTTGCCGCCGGAGCCGTGGCTACCGGCCTTGTTCCCTCTCCCGCCCCGGGTTCATCCCACATTCCCAAAGTCTATTTCAGCAGAGAACTCAGCGCAGAAAGCCTGCTCAGGCTGTACGGCATGGTCAGCCGGAGCATCACCGGCAGGGTGGCCGTCAAGCTGCATACCGGGGAACCGGACGGGCCCAACATTCTGCCCCGGGAATGGGTCAAGGCTTTTCTTGCCGAAGTTCCGCAGGCAGCCATCGTGGAATGCAACGTGCTGTACGACAGCCCCCGACAGACCACGGAAGGGCACCGCAGAACGCTGGAACAGAACGGATGGACCGGCTTCACCACCGTGGACATCATGGATGAGGACGGCGATACCCCGCTCCCCGTCCGGGGCGGCAGGCATCTCAAGGAAGTGGCCGTGGGGAGCCACCTGCTCCATTACGACTCCATGGTGGTGCTCACGCATTTCAAGGGGCATGTCATGGGCGGCTTCGGCGGTTCCCTCAAGAATATCTCCATAGGCTGTGCCTCAGGAAAAACGGGAAAACGCCAGATACACAGCGATGGAAACCGGCTCTGGGTCGGAGGCCCGCTGTTCATGGAACGTATGGCGGAAGGCGGCAAGGCTGTCGCCGACTACTTCGGCAACCGCATCACCTACATCAACGTGCTCAGAAACATGTCCGTCAGCTGCGACTGCGAGGGGGTGAACGCCGAACCGGTACGCCTGCCCGATCTGGGGATTCTCGCCTCTACGGATCTTCTCGCCATCGACAAGGCTTCCGTGGACATGATCTATGCCCTGCCGGAAGAGATTCGCGCTCCCATGGTGGAACGCATCGAATCCCGTTCCGGCCTGCGGCAGCTCTCCGCCATGAAGGAACTGGGCATGGGGAGCGAGCGGTATGAACTTGTCACCGTCTCATAA
- a CDS encoding isochorismate lyase, with protein MKTPEECSGLDDVRCGIDAMDKAIMELFGRRLAYVLAASRFKPTLESIPAPERVAAMLPERKHWAAACGLPPRFVDEVFLPVIHWYISEQTSHWKRIHGLTEASE; from the coding sequence ATGAAAACCCCTGAAGAGTGCTCCGGGCTGGACGACGTGCGTTGCGGCATCGACGCCATGGACAAGGCCATCATGGAACTGTTCGGAAGGCGACTTGCCTATGTACTCGCGGCCTCACGCTTCAAGCCTACGCTGGAAAGCATCCCTGCTCCGGAAAGAGTCGCCGCCATGCTCCCGGAAAGAAAGCACTGGGCGGCCGCCTGCGGCCTGCCTCCCCGCTTCGTCGACGAAGTTTTTCTTCCCGTCATACACTGGTACATATCGGAACAGACCTCTCACTGGAAACGCATACATGGTCTGACGGAGGCTTCGGAATGA
- a CDS encoding isochorismate synthase: protein MESACRGGHRLGAHPPVALGGFRFDEQGTRSPLWREFSDGELTLPEYTILREGECWYRIRAGLLAPGEEKDASSFFRDVPAEHAASDRTCGKEDYAVDIHESPDAEERWNTLIARALHAIRRGELKKVVAARPLHLTASPSFPLASILRRMHRNNPAACTFAFGRAESCFLGATPEILFRAEGGFFRTMALAGSAPRGKTPEEDQRLGKALLSCRKEREEHEFVVREVQKTLEPLCRNIRVDAGPSLHRLPRVQHLITRFEGELKPGRSLLHIVERLHPTPAVGGLPSEQATAFLREHEGFDRGWYAGPVGWLDMKGDGEFMVALRSGLAGETHADLFAGCGIVSGSDAENEYRETGLKLKTMLDAVLPPQAAASSRD, encoded by the coding sequence CTGGAATCGGCTTGCCGAGGAGGCCATCGTCTCGGGGCCCATCCTCCCGTTGCTCTCGGAGGTTTCCGTTTCGATGAACAAGGAACGCGCTCTCCGCTCTGGAGAGAATTTTCCGACGGAGAGCTGACCCTTCCCGAATACACGATTCTCAGGGAAGGAGAATGCTGGTACCGTATCAGAGCCGGTCTTCTTGCTCCGGGAGAAGAAAAAGACGCCTCTTCCTTTTTCAGAGATGTTCCTGCAGAACATGCCGCTTCCGACCGTACCTGCGGAAAAGAAGATTATGCTGTCGACATCCACGAAAGCCCGGACGCCGAAGAACGGTGGAATACGCTCATCGCCCGGGCGCTTCATGCCATACGCCGGGGAGAACTGAAAAAAGTGGTGGCGGCCCGCCCTCTGCACCTTACCGCATCTCCGTCCTTTCCCCTCGCGTCCATCCTGCGCCGTATGCACCGGAACAATCCGGCGGCGTGCACCTTTGCCTTCGGCAGAGCGGAATCCTGCTTTCTCGGCGCCACTCCCGAAATACTCTTCCGGGCGGAAGGGGGATTTTTCCGAACCATGGCCCTTGCCGGAAGCGCTCCACGGGGGAAGACTCCCGAAGAAGATCAGCGCCTGGGAAAAGCCCTCCTTTCCTGCCGGAAGGAGAGAGAAGAACACGAATTCGTTGTCCGGGAAGTTCAAAAAACACTGGAACCGCTCTGCCGGAACATCCGGGTCGACGCCGGTCCCTCCCTGCACAGGCTGCCCAGAGTACAGCACCTCATCACCCGTTTCGAAGGAGAACTGAAACCGGGCAGGAGTCTGCTGCATATCGTGGAACGGCTTCACCCTACTCCGGCCGTAGGCGGACTTCCTTCCGAGCAGGCCACAGCATTTCTGCGTGAACATGAAGGGTTCGACCGGGGATGGTACGCGGGCCCCGTCGGCTGGCTGGACATGAAGGGAGACGGCGAATTCATGGTCGCTCTGCGCTCGGGCCTGGCAGGCGAAACGCACGCCGACCTTTTTGCCGGCTGCGGCATCGTTTCCGGTTCCGACGCCGAAAACGAATACCGGGAAACCGGACTCAAGCTGAAGACCATGCTTGATGCCGTGCTTCCCCCGCAGGCAGCCGCATCTTCCCGAGATTGA
- a CDS encoding 2-amino-3,7-dideoxy-D-threo-hept-6-ulosonate synthase: protein MYPGKAIRLNRLFDKKTHRTLIIPMDHGVTGGNITGLRSLTDAMEDMTKGGANAVIVHKGAFRLPVESDRDIGRILHLSASTELSPKQHAKVLVSTVEEALRLGADAVSLHVNLGNAEESRMLSDLGYVTETCERWGMPLLAMMYARGPGIDNEYAPDVVGHCARVGMELGADIVKIPYTGNAENFADIIRCCDIPVVIAGGPKSETLRQFLETAHAAITAGAAGLSVGRNVFQHSDRRRLVRVLGRMIRRGISVEESLALAEGKTPL, encoded by the coding sequence ATGTATCCCGGCAAAGCCATCCGGCTCAATCGTCTTTTTGATAAAAAAACGCATCGAACGCTTATCATTCCCATGGATCACGGAGTTACCGGCGGCAACATCACAGGGCTCCGGTCGCTGACGGACGCCATGGAAGACATGACAAAAGGCGGTGCAAACGCCGTCATCGTCCATAAGGGCGCCTTTCGCCTTCCTGTGGAATCCGACAGAGACATCGGCAGAATACTGCATCTTTCCGCTTCCACGGAGCTTTCCCCGAAACAGCACGCCAAGGTGCTGGTCTCCACGGTGGAGGAAGCCCTCCGCCTGGGCGCGGATGCGGTTTCCCTCCATGTCAATCTCGGCAACGCCGAGGAAAGCCGTATGCTCTCCGATCTGGGCTATGTGACCGAAACTTGCGAACGCTGGGGAATGCCGCTTCTGGCCATGATGTACGCCCGGGGGCCCGGCATCGACAACGAATACGCCCCGGATGTCGTGGGCCACTGTGCCCGGGTCGGCATGGAGCTGGGAGCGGACATCGTCAAGATTCCCTATACCGGAAATGCGGAAAACTTCGCCGACATCATCAGATGCTGCGATATTCCCGTGGTCATTGCGGGAGGTCCGAAATCGGAAACGCTCCGGCAGTTTCTCGAGACCGCCCATGCGGCGATCACCGCAGGCGCCGCAGGACTTTCCGTGGGACGAAACGTTTTTCAGCATTCCGACAGACGTCGTCTGGTTCGCGTGCTCGGGCGCATGATACGCCGGGGCATCTCTGTTGAGGAAAGCCTCGCCCTTGCAGAGGGAAAAACACCTTTATAA
- a CDS encoding energy transducer TonB — translation MHRCVRASTMLLSACVHAVLFGGVYAFSRTGDTAPEDEPVYQVALAEFAAPAAPAAESVAPAQEAAPDTGPEPVPVPEPEAPPGSEPASVPEKAVSEVVGPKKKKEPAPLRKKEAPRPAPPVPVPPSAHVGQGSAAPVPGRVGAFLAYETDQVDQRPSIVRRSSVEYPSRARRRAIEGRVVVQLVVDTEGRARECRIRSAEPGGWFEDAALAAAEKMRFMPGRIKGKAVNTVVLVPFSFSLR, via the coding sequence ATGCATCGATGCGTCAGAGCTTCCACAATGCTGCTTTCGGCCTGTGTACATGCCGTATTGTTCGGCGGCGTATATGCGTTTTCCCGGACGGGGGATACAGCCCCGGAGGATGAACCCGTCTATCAGGTCGCACTGGCGGAATTCGCCGCTCCTGCTGCGCCTGCGGCGGAAAGCGTCGCTCCCGCTCAGGAGGCCGCGCCTGATACAGGACCTGAGCCTGTCCCGGTACCGGAGCCGGAAGCTCCGCCCGGGTCTGAGCCTGCGTCCGTCCCGGAGAAGGCCGTATCGGAAGTCGTCGGGCCGAAGAAGAAAAAGGAACCAGCGCCCCTGCGGAAAAAGGAAGCGCCGCGGCCTGCTCCTCCCGTACCCGTGCCGCCTTCGGCCCATGTGGGGCAGGGTTCCGCAGCTCCCGTTCCCGGCCGCGTGGGAGCTTTTCTGGCCTATGAAACGGATCAGGTGGATCAGCGGCCGTCCATCGTCAGACGTTCTTCCGTGGAGTATCCGTCCAGAGCCCGCCGCCGTGCGATTGAGGGCAGGGTTGTGGTGCAGCTTGTGGTGGATACGGAAGGCAGGGCGCGGGAATGCCGGATCAGAAGTGCGGAACCCGGAGGCTGGTTTGAGGATGCCGCCCTTGCCGCAGCGGAAAAAATGCGTTTCATGCCGGGCAGAATCAAGGGAAAGGCGGTCAACACCGTGGTGCTCGTTCCCTTCAGTTTTTCTCTGCGGTAG
- a CDS encoding ExbD/TolR family protein, translating into MGGPSSDDFVADINVTPLVDVMLVLLIIFMVTAPMMTEGLEVNLPKVEVSETLPADHEHVMLTVRGDGSVFLDEYETAAEELPSLLNVHVVAPGRRLFIRADQHVPYGVFMNIMGKIRKAGIRDVGLVTLPAEGAGRDGEAAESSGGQGA; encoded by the coding sequence ATGGGCGGTCCGTCTTCCGATGATTTCGTGGCCGACATCAACGTCACTCCTCTTGTGGACGTGATGCTGGTGCTGCTCATCATTTTCATGGTTACGGCGCCCATGATGACGGAGGGGCTGGAGGTGAATCTTCCGAAGGTGGAGGTTTCGGAAACGCTGCCTGCGGACCATGAGCACGTCATGCTCACCGTCAGGGGCGACGGTTCCGTTTTTCTTGATGAATACGAGACCGCTGCGGAAGAGCTCCCTTCCCTGCTGAACGTTCATGTCGTCGCGCCGGGAAGGCGCCTTTTCATTCGTGCCGACCAGCATGTGCCCTACGGCGTGTTCATGAACATCATGGGGAAGATACGCAAGGCAGGCATTCGTGACGTGGGGCTGGTCACTCTTCCCGCGGAAGGCGCGGGCAGAGACGGCGAAGCGGCGGAGAGCTCCGGCGGGCAGGGTGCATGA
- a CDS encoding MotA/TolQ/ExbB proton channel family protein, which translates to MIFHAVMQATLVSKLVLALLLFMSLVSWAYMLGKWLCLRGVRRQVLHGLEVMDSDDLLESLAELERHGRSPLYGITRRGVREFNRISRTGDAERLMNDNVRRALHFGIAHEMARLRSSLSLLATTASTAPFIGLFGTVWGIMYSFQSIAVMKSVSIATVAPGIAEALIATAVGLFVAIPATWGFNVFRAGLAAIENECITFAGQLLNRMQHEAGLHAGGIRFGEGR; encoded by the coding sequence ATGATTTTTCATGCCGTTATGCAGGCTACGCTGGTTTCCAAGCTGGTTCTGGCGCTTCTTTTGTTCATGTCGCTGGTGAGCTGGGCCTACATGCTGGGTAAATGGCTTTGCCTGCGCGGGGTACGCAGGCAGGTGCTCCATGGCCTTGAAGTCATGGATTCGGACGATCTTCTGGAGTCTCTGGCGGAGCTGGAACGCCACGGACGTTCTCCCCTGTATGGCATCACGCGCAGGGGGGTGCGTGAATTCAACCGCATCAGCCGCACCGGAGACGCCGAGCGCCTGATGAACGACAATGTAAGAAGGGCGCTTCATTTCGGCATTGCCCATGAAATGGCCCGGCTGAGATCTTCTCTTTCCCTTCTGGCGACAACGGCGAGTACCGCTCCGTTCATAGGGCTTTTCGGTACGGTATGGGGCATCATGTATTCCTTCCAGTCCATAGCGGTGATGAAGAGCGTTTCCATCGCCACCGTGGCCCCGGGCATAGCCGAGGCGCTCATCGCCACGGCGGTGGGACTTTTTGTGGCCATTCCCGCCACATGGGGGTTCAACGTGTTCCGGGCGGGGCTTGCCGCCATTGAGAATGAGTGCATCACCTTTGCCGGGCAGCTTCTGAACCGTATGCAGCATGAGGCCGGACTCCATGCGGGAGGCATCCGTTTCGGAGAGGGCAGGTAG